A window of the Streptomyces griseochromogenes genome harbors these coding sequences:
- a CDS encoding endonuclease/exonuclease/phosphatase family protein: MLLTAGLLVGAVPGPVSQAAWADGGPAVQDPEPGDSWSFATYNMQGSLSGRRWTEEVGPLTMRHEIVVLQEVGSGPPDAPLQYHGTGESIPIPNSSPPNLPNSVRLTRWEYEGQHRYVYFLQTDPQRSSTTGQDRWRGGRVNLAMVTHARADEVRVIRNPLYQVNGPNNAYRYRRVLGLRFGHTVYYNIHARPGGRDVPFLLNQIRDATRPGENWVVTGDFNTDIVGRNQQTARQMLGVRASEELDRPDRPTHQSGGELDYAITRGVHRFNADIPEGRGPDHYAVHFEPVPTPVPAPPDGPAPDYSSAFVNAETGNVLSVTNSTVITAPDHYGDGQRFDMSTVQGHWYRFSQGNSPTRVAGGAATGRAAATQRCPGLNPVAPLMVMPRPCDAADAQWRPDEVPGSDGPLRWHNSALPNLCLTATNRSDALVMALPCTDSRSQQWWDEARHVTSWHDGDDQVRLRASNGLYLATLNGWGLDGTPLTGYGQSLGGRWDIQYASPDSNVVRLKSRTADKCANVPNTGSGAGVRVVLHGCMWADSKDDGSGERWVAEVYADGTVRLRNEATHRCLLPTPWAGIPLSVGVCNDEAYQRWTIER, from the coding sequence GTGCTGCTGACCGCTGGCCTGCTGGTCGGCGCCGTGCCCGGTCCCGTCAGCCAGGCGGCCTGGGCCGACGGCGGGCCGGCGGTGCAGGACCCGGAGCCCGGAGACTCGTGGTCGTTCGCCACGTACAACATGCAGGGCTCACTCAGCGGAAGGCGCTGGACCGAGGAGGTCGGTCCATTGACGATGCGTCACGAAATCGTCGTCCTCCAGGAGGTCGGCAGCGGTCCACCGGACGCACCTCTGCAGTACCACGGCACCGGTGAGTCGATCCCCATCCCCAATTCGTCGCCGCCGAACCTGCCGAACAGTGTGCGCCTCACCCGGTGGGAGTACGAGGGCCAGCACCGCTACGTGTACTTCCTCCAGACCGACCCGCAGCGCAGCTCCACTACGGGCCAGGACCGCTGGAGGGGCGGCCGGGTCAACCTCGCGATGGTCACCCATGCCCGCGCGGACGAGGTACGCGTCATCCGCAACCCGCTGTACCAGGTGAACGGTCCCAACAATGCGTACCGCTACCGGCGCGTTCTGGGCCTGAGGTTCGGCCACACCGTCTACTACAACATCCACGCGCGCCCGGGAGGCAGGGACGTCCCCTTCCTGCTCAACCAGATCCGCGACGCGACCCGCCCCGGGGAGAACTGGGTCGTGACCGGCGACTTCAACACCGACATCGTCGGCCGGAACCAACAGACGGCCCGACAGATGCTCGGAGTGCGTGCCTCCGAGGAACTGGACCGGCCGGACCGCCCCACCCACCAGAGCGGTGGCGAACTGGACTACGCGATCACCCGGGGCGTGCACCGGTTCAACGCGGACATTCCCGAGGGACGTGGCCCGGACCACTACGCCGTCCACTTCGAGCCGGTCCCCACCCCCGTGCCGGCGCCGCCCGACGGCCCGGCCCCCGACTACTCGTCCGCCTTTGTGAACGCCGAGACCGGGAATGTCCTGAGCGTCACGAACAGCACCGTGATCACCGCGCCGGACCATTACGGCGACGGGCAGCGGTTCGACATGTCCACCGTGCAGGGACACTGGTACCGCTTCAGTCAGGGCAACAGCCCCACGAGAGTGGCCGGCGGCGCCGCCACCGGCCGGGCGGCAGCTACCCAGAGGTGCCCCGGCCTGAACCCGGTGGCGCCACTGATGGTCATGCCGCGCCCGTGTGACGCGGCGGACGCCCAGTGGCGTCCCGACGAAGTCCCGGGCTCCGATGGTCCGCTGCGTTGGCACAACTCCGCTCTCCCGAACCTGTGTCTGACCGCCACCAACCGGTCGGACGCCCTTGTCATGGCACTCCCGTGCACCGACAGCCGCTCCCAGCAGTGGTGGGACGAGGCCCGTCACGTGACCTCGTGGCACGACGGTGACGACCAGGTCCGGCTGCGCGCATCCAATGGCCTCTACCTGGCCACCCTGAACGGATGGGGGCTCGACGGAACCCCGCTGACCGGCTATGGACAATCGCTCGGCGGACGATGGGACATCCAGTACGCGAGCCCGGACTCCAACGTCGTGCGGCTCAAGTCGCGTACAGCCGACAAGTGCGCCAACGTTCCGAACACCGGTTCCGGGGCCGGTGTTCGTGTCGTGCTGCACGGCTGCATGTGGGCCGACAGCAAGGACGACGGCTCGGGCGAGCGATGGGTCGCGGAGGTCTACGCCGACGGAACCGTCCGCCTGCGCAACGAGGCCACGCACCGGTGCCTGCTGCCCACGCCTTGGGCGGGCATCCCCTTGTCGGTCGGTGTCTGCAACGACGAGGCATATCAGCGCTGGACCATCGAACGGTGA
- a CDS encoding LysR substrate-binding domain-containing protein, which translates to MAQPIKPILDLFASTHPNVKPRHREVPPPAPLERLRSGDLDVALLWLPVDDPGPNGLQAGPLRAAGIRGWDSGP; encoded by the coding sequence ATGGCACAGCCCATCAAGCCCATCCTCGACCTCTTCGCGTCCACTCACCCGAACGTGAAGCCACGTCACCGGGAAGTCCCACCACCTGCCCCGCTGGAACGGTTGCGCTCGGGCGACCTCGACGTGGCACTGCTGTGGCTTCCCGTCGACGATCCTGGGCCGAACGGTCTGCAGGCCGGGCCACTCCGAGCAGCCGGAATCCGGGGCTGGGACTCGGGGCCGTAG
- a CDS encoding TetR/AcrR family transcriptional regulator: protein MTDRRASRNDNRTEAIMRAALDLALEVGYAKLSIEAVATRAGVGKHTVYRRWPSRGLLFLDSVLTLSTEDLSHPNTGDVVADLREVITKAVDLLDQPPWGPLYRALIGEAQHDPEVATALNRRFIEPQTADTLARLKAAKEQGELAPDFDLDLAFDVLSGPLYYRLLITQQPITHDYIDRVLRAVFAGMSPRAQTR from the coding sequence ATGACCGATCGTCGCGCCAGTCGTAACGACAACCGAACCGAAGCGATCATGAGGGCCGCGCTCGACCTGGCCCTGGAGGTCGGCTATGCCAAGCTGAGCATCGAGGCGGTCGCGACCAGGGCCGGCGTCGGCAAACACACGGTCTACCGCCGCTGGCCCTCCCGGGGCCTGCTCTTCCTCGACTCGGTCCTCACTCTGAGCACCGAGGACCTGAGCCACCCCAACACCGGCGACGTCGTGGCCGACTTGCGCGAGGTGATAACCAAGGCGGTCGACCTGCTGGACCAGCCCCCCTGGGGGCCGCTGTACCGGGCCCTCATCGGCGAAGCGCAGCACGACCCCGAGGTCGCCACCGCGCTCAACCGGCGATTCATCGAACCGCAGACCGCCGACACGCTGGCGCGCCTCAAAGCGGCCAAGGAGCAGGGGGAACTTGCGCCCGACTTCGACCTCGACCTGGCGTTCGATGTCCTGTCAGGCCCTCTCTACTACAGACTCCTGATCACGCAGCAGCCGATCACGCACGACTATATCGACCGGGTCCTGCGAGCGGTCTTCGCCGGGATGAGCCCCAGAGCACAAACGCGCTAG
- a CDS encoding FAD-dependent monooxygenase, producing MDADVIIVGAGPTGLMLAGELRLAGVRPLVLERQPQRRNTPKAGGLGGQILRLLGYRGLLERFEAACTDPVPAPRFPFGGVHLDFTQLADPPMHALPLPQPRLERLLEERAGELGVDISHGHEVAGMSQDDAAVIVDVRGPDGPYRVTARYLVGCDGARSRVRDGAGIPFLGTTYPEVNRLAQFTLPDTVTVLANGDLDVPGSGTIRAGFTRTDRGLFGLGTSPASKVVSLYTTEDEGIEYDDDTPMTVTELQDSIRRVLGADLPLEEPLRLSRFTFKARQAERYRDGRILLAGDAAHLFPATGVALNAGMLDAVNLAWKLAADIHGWAPAGLLDTYHDERSLAGARTMLHTQAQVALRRGYDPAAEALRQVFQELLVDEQPLHRMGALVAGTDIRYPMPGSHHHPSAGTFAADLTLHTDQGTTSVAELMRTARPIFLDLADRPELRETADDWGQRVEVHTAKTDDRPVDALLIRPDAHIAWAATTDEPADSAVPALREALSGWFGTP from the coding sequence ATGGACGCCGATGTGATCATTGTGGGTGCCGGCCCGACCGGCCTGATGTTGGCCGGTGAACTGCGTTTGGCCGGTGTGCGGCCGCTGGTGCTGGAGCGGCAGCCGCAGCGCCGGAACACGCCCAAGGCCGGTGGTCTTGGCGGGCAGATCCTTCGACTGCTGGGCTACCGGGGCTTGCTGGAACGCTTCGAAGCAGCATGCACCGACCCCGTCCCGGCTCCCCGGTTCCCGTTCGGCGGTGTGCATCTGGACTTCACGCAGCTCGCAGATCCACCGATGCACGCCCTGCCGCTGCCGCAACCGAGGCTTGAGCGGCTCCTCGAAGAACGCGCCGGCGAACTCGGTGTCGACATCAGCCACGGACACGAGGTGGCCGGGATGAGCCAGGACGATGCCGCGGTGATCGTGGACGTGCGCGGCCCGGACGGGCCGTACCGGGTAACCGCCCGCTACCTGGTGGGGTGCGACGGTGCACGCAGCCGGGTCCGTGACGGAGCCGGCATTCCGTTCCTCGGCACCACCTACCCGGAAGTCAACCGACTGGCCCAGTTCACCTTGCCCGACACGGTGACCGTGCTCGCCAACGGTGATCTCGATGTCCCCGGCTCCGGCACGATCCGCGCCGGTTTCACACGGACGGACCGAGGTCTGTTCGGACTCGGCACGTCGCCGGCCTCCAAGGTTGTCTCGCTCTACACCACTGAAGACGAGGGCATCGAATACGACGACGACACACCCATGACCGTGACCGAACTCCAGGACAGCATCCGCCGCGTACTCGGCGCGGACCTGCCCTTGGAGGAACCGCTTCGGCTGTCGCGGTTCACCTTCAAGGCTCGGCAGGCCGAGCGCTACCGCGACGGGCGGATCCTGCTGGCCGGCGACGCGGCGCATCTGTTTCCCGCCACCGGCGTGGCACTCAACGCCGGCATGCTCGACGCGGTCAACCTGGCCTGGAAGCTGGCCGCCGACATCCACGGCTGGGCACCAGCCGGTCTGCTGGACACCTACCACGACGAACGCAGCCTCGCCGGGGCCCGCACCATGCTGCACACCCAAGCTCAGGTGGCGCTGCGGCGCGGGTACGACCCAGCCGCCGAAGCACTTCGCCAAGTCTTCCAGGAACTGCTCGTCGACGAGCAACCGTTGCACCGCATGGGAGCGCTCGTCGCCGGCACCGACATCCGGTACCCGATGCCCGGCTCCCATCACCACCCGTCGGCCGGCACCTTCGCAGCCGACCTCACCCTGCACACCGACCAGGGCACCACCAGCGTCGCCGAACTCATGCGCACCGCACGGCCCATCTTCTTGGACCTCGCCGACCGTCCAGAGCTCCGCGAGACCGCTGATGACTGGGGGCAACGCGTCGAGGTCCACACCGCCAAGACCGACGATCGACCGGTCGATGCGCTCCTGATCCGTCCGGACGCGCACATCGCCTGGGCCGCGACCACAGACGAACCAGCCGACAGCGCCGTACCCGCGCTACGAGAGGCGCTCAGTGGCTGGTTCGGCACTCCCTGA
- a CDS encoding CatB-related O-acetyltransferase translates to MSPVPADPTVVHPMPEQPRVVLLKPLITSPLIEVGEFSYYDDPDDPTAFETRNVLYHYGPEKLVIGKFCALGEGVRFIMNGANHRMDGPSTFPFPIMGNSWAEHFDLITGLEGRGDTVVGHDVWFGYRAMVMPGVRIGHGAIIASGSVVVDDVPDYGIVGGNPARLIRRRYSDADIDRLLAVAWWDWPLQHITEHVRTIMSGSIDDLVNAVPPLR, encoded by the coding sequence ATGTCCCCTGTTCCCGCCGACCCGACCGTGGTGCATCCGATGCCCGAACAGCCGCGGGTGGTGCTGCTGAAGCCGCTGATCACCTCGCCGCTGATCGAGGTCGGAGAGTTCTCCTACTACGACGACCCCGACGATCCGACCGCCTTCGAGACCCGCAACGTGCTGTACCACTACGGTCCGGAAAAGCTGGTCATCGGGAAGTTCTGCGCGCTGGGCGAGGGCGTGCGGTTCATCATGAACGGCGCCAACCACCGCATGGACGGCCCCTCGACGTTCCCCTTCCCCATCATGGGCAACTCATGGGCCGAACACTTCGACCTGATCACGGGCCTGGAGGGGCGGGGTGACACCGTGGTCGGCCATGACGTCTGGTTCGGCTACCGGGCCATGGTGATGCCCGGGGTCCGCATCGGCCACGGAGCGATCATCGCTTCCGGCTCCGTCGTCGTCGATGACGTCCCCGACTACGGCATCGTCGGCGGCAACCCCGCTCGTCTCATCCGCCGCCGCTACAGCGACGCCGACATCGACCGCCTGCTAGCCGTGGCCTGGTGGGACTGGCCGCTCCAGCACATCACCGAACACGTCCGCACGATCATGTCCGGCAGCATCGACGACCTGGTGAACGCGGTGCCCCCGCTTCGGTGA